A stretch of Malus sylvestris chromosome 11, drMalSylv7.2, whole genome shotgun sequence DNA encodes these proteins:
- the LOC126589460 gene encoding probable ubiquitin-conjugating enzyme E2 26 isoform X3, producing MDSEDVVEISPPATPITRAPKFQKLKLKEVLQYDVIEIDEDEDPVAAMIIDDRVDRSGKGKAIRSSSDGYHDHQDKYFQEAEVNSYFGPPGMTTPGSANGIEAAKSFVPANVINLDGHTSDLSYEDDDFADFFLDEFMDVDEYAQLQAHFDNVDIPPGIEAPIPWLSDPSKSKVKSISGIISVDKTFQMQPEPDHFSKKPLFRGSSSLKTQIDSTAHPPEVNLSSAWKLPKTARGKKKQPALQHQGSAPNFPVGKESSKSQWLLGLQPKKKLASSNGSTNHFDAMKLGSEADTSSASYFHNILKKKGSSASFKPMPVPGWPGPISKFNTMPFNSSFYDPLGSAYPPGEVAGSPWIPNAQIQNNLVPGGISTSPGRKISAMEMDEIILKFQGFKQFDTVEDHSDHHYIKRGYSTKQPPKNWAKRIQEEWKILEKDLPDTIFVRAYETRMDLLRAVIIGAEGTPYHDGLFFFDVCFPSGYPNVPPNVYYHSGGLRLNPNLYNCGKVCLSLLNTWSGNKNEKWLPGVSTMLQVLVSIQGLILNTKPYFNEPGCASMNGSEAGEKMSEEYNENTFILSLKTMVYTMRKPPKHFEDLVLGHFYNRARDILVACKAYMDGAQVGCLVKGGVQDVDEGDKSCSQRFKGSVADHLPMLVAEFTRIGVKDCERFISPATSENNQTASMPQAATSMISC from the exons ATGGATTCCGAGGACGTCGTAGAGATTTCGCCTCCGGCTACTCCGATTACCCGGGCCCCGAAATTTCAGAAGCTCAAACTCAAAGAG GTTCTTCAGTATGATGTGATTGAAATTGACGAAGATGAAGATCCAGTCGCTGCAATGATTATCGATGATAGAGTTGATAGAAGTGGCAAAGGGAAGGCAATAAGAAGCTCTTCAGATGGctaccatgatcatcaagataAG TATTTTCAGGAAGCTGAGGTCAATAGCTATTTTGGCCCTCCTGGTATGACAACCCCTGGGTCAGCGAATGGGATTGAAGCTGCTAAGAGTTTTGTCCCAGCTAACGTGATCAACTTAGATGGTCATACTTCTGATTTATCATATGAAGATGACGACTTTGCTGATTTTTTTCTTGATGAGTTTATGGACGTCGATGAGTATGCCCAATTGCAAGCCCATTTTGATAATGTGGATATCCCCCCTGGAATAGAGGCACCTATTCCTTGGTTGTCTGATCCTTCTAAAAGTAAAGTTAAAtcaatttctggaattatttcTGTCGATAAGACATTTCAAATGCAACCAGAGCCTGATCATTTCAGCAAGAAGCCACTTTTTAGGGGTAGTTCAAGCTTGAAGACCCAAATTGATAGTACTGCCCACCCACCTGAAGTGAATCTATCATCAGCATGGAAACTTCCAAAAACTGCCAGGGGTAAAAAGAAACAACCTGCTTTGCAACATCAAGGGAGTGCTCCTAATTTCCCAGTTGGTAAAGAGTCATCAAAGTCTCAATGGCTTTTAGGACTCCAGCCCAAAAAGAAGCTAGCTTCTTCAAATGGTTCAACGAATCACTTTGATGCAATGAAGCTTGGTTCCGAAGCTGACACATCTTCTGCATCGTATTTTCATAACATTCTAAAGAAAAAGGGTTCAAGTGCTTCTTTTAAACCCATGCCCGTTCCTGGGTGGCCTGGGCCCATTTCCAAATTTAATACCATGCCATTTAATTCAAGCTTCTACGATCCATTGGGTTCAGCATATCCTCCTGGGGAAGTAGCAGGTAGTCCTTGGATTCCTAATGCGCAAATTCAGAATAATCTTGTTCCAGGAGGCATTTCAACAAGCCCTGGGAGGAAAATTTCTGCCATGGAAATGGATGAAATTATACTTAAGTTTCAGggtttcaaacaatttgataCAGTTGAAGATCATTCAGACCATCACTATATTAAGCGTGGTTATTCAACAAAGCAG CCACCAAAGAATTGGGCAAAGAGAATTCAGGAAGAGTGGAAGATCCTGGAGAAGGATTTGCCTG ATACAATATTTGTTAGAGCTTATGAGACAAGAATGGATCTTTTGAGAGCTGTAATTATTGGGGCGGAGGGTACTCCTTACCATGATGgtctcttcttctttgatgtTTGCTTCCCCAGTGGCTATCCCAATGTACCACCG AATGTTTACTACCACTCTGGTGGCCTTCGATTAAATCCAAATTTGTACAATTGTGGAAAAGTATGCCTCAGCCTTCTTAATACCTGGTCTGGGAACAAGAATGAGAAGTGGCTCCCGGGTGTGTCAACCATGCTACAAGTTTTGGTCTCTATACAAGGGCTTATCTTGAACACAAAACCCTACTTTAATGAGCCTGGATGTGCAAGTATGAATGGTTCAGAAGCTGGTGAAAAGATGTCCGAGGAGTACAATGAGAATACATTCATCCTTTCGTTAAAGACAATGGTGTACACCATGAGGAAACCTCcaaag CATTTTGAGGATCTTGTCCTGGGCCATTTCTACAATCGTGCTCGTGACATTCTGGTGGCATGCAAAGCATATATGGATGGTGCTCAAGTGGGGTGTCTGGTCAAAGGTGGTGTTCAAGATGTTGATGAGGGTGACAAGAGCTGCTCACAGCGGTTCAAGGGTTCTGTTGCCGACCATCTGCCTATGCTCGTCGCGGAGTTCACAAGAATCGGGGTCAAGGATTGTGAGAGATTCATATCACCAGCAACATCTGAGAACAACCAAACTGCGAGTATGCCTCAGGCTGCAACATCAATGATTTCATGTTGA
- the LOC126588629 gene encoding uncharacterized protein LOC126588629, translating to MSVFVAAVFDIFNFEKTEHGVGTLTELSGLIGTSWGGLDHPEEIHGTNCRGTEHLDLIGTSQDGLNHPEEIHGIDGSGTDELAGHRSHCMTAVCDRDDGFFAAIGEKDGKCLRWWRRRRSKPNDRFGGVGVNCWWCMFPPTSSLLRSNKKKRKPPPFFSAKDYNNLLIKIMNPLRE from the coding sequence ATGTCTGTGTTTGTTGCTGCAGTGTTCGACATCTTCAACTTTGAGAAGACAGAGCATGGCGTTGGGACTCTCACGGAGCTTTCAGGTTTGATTGGAACTTCATGGGGTGGTTTAGACcaccccgaagaaattcatgggactAACTGCCGCGGCACGGAGCACTTAGATTTGATTGGAACTTCACAGGATGGTTTAAACcaccccgaagaaattcatgggattgACGGCAGCGGCACAGACGAACTTGCTGGGCATAGAAGTCACTGCATGACCGCTGTTTGTGACAGAGACGATGGTTTCTTTGCTGCTATTGGCGAAAAAGACGGCAAATGTCTCCGTtggtggagaagaagaagaagcaagcCCAATGACAGGTTTGGGGGGGTCGGTGTGAATTGTTGGTGGTGCATGTTTCCACCAACATCTTCTTTGCTTCGGTCaaacaagaagaaaaggaaacctCCCCCATTTTTTTCTGCAAAAGACTATAACAACCTCCTAATAAAAATCATGAATCCATTAAGAGAATGA
- the LOC126589460 gene encoding probable ubiquitin-conjugating enzyme E2 25 isoform X2, with product MEPPPLHIKTPRNSKKKRLSSDSGSGCMDSEDVVEISPPATPITRAPKFQKLKLKEVLQYDVIEIDEDEDPVAAMIIDDRVDRSGKGKAIRSSSDGYHDHQDKEAEVNSYFGPPGMTTPGSANGIEAAKSFVPANVINLDGHTSDLSYEDDDFADFFLDEFMDVDEYAQLQAHFDNVDIPPGIEAPIPWLSDPSKSKVKSISGIISVDKTFQMQPEPDHFSKKPLFRGSSSLKTQIDSTAHPPEVNLSSAWKLPKTARGKKKQPALQHQGSAPNFPVGKESSKSQWLLGLQPKKKLASSNGSTNHFDAMKLGSEADTSSASYFHNILKKKGSSASFKPMPVPGWPGPISKFNTMPFNSSFYDPLGSAYPPGEVAGSPWIPNAQIQNNLVPGGISTSPGRKISAMEMDEIILKFQGFKQFDTVEDHSDHHYIKRGYSTKQPPKNWAKRIQEEWKILEKDLPDTIFVRAYETRMDLLRAVIIGAEGTPYHDGLFFFDVCFPSGYPNVPPNVYYHSGGLRLNPNLYNCGKVCLSLLNTWSGNKNEKWLPGVSTMLQVLVSIQGLILNTKPYFNEPGCASMNGSEAGEKMSEEYNENTFILSLKTMVYTMRKPPKHFEDLVLGHFYNRARDILVACKAYMDGAQVGCLVKGGVQDVDEGDKSCSQRFKGSVADHLPMLVAEFTRIGVKDCERFISPATSENNQTASMPQAATSMISC from the exons ATGGAGCCGCCGCCGTTACATATAAAAACACCTCGGAATTCCAA GAAGAAGCGTTTGTCTTCCGATAGCGGTTCTGGGTGCATGGATTCCGAGGACGTCGTAGAGATTTCGCCTCCGGCTACTCCGATTACCCGGGCCCCGAAATTTCAGAAGCTCAAACTCAAAGAG GTTCTTCAGTATGATGTGATTGAAATTGACGAAGATGAAGATCCAGTCGCTGCAATGATTATCGATGATAGAGTTGATAGAAGTGGCAAAGGGAAGGCAATAAGAAGCTCTTCAGATGGctaccatgatcatcaagataAG GAAGCTGAGGTCAATAGCTATTTTGGCCCTCCTGGTATGACAACCCCTGGGTCAGCGAATGGGATTGAAGCTGCTAAGAGTTTTGTCCCAGCTAACGTGATCAACTTAGATGGTCATACTTCTGATTTATCATATGAAGATGACGACTTTGCTGATTTTTTTCTTGATGAGTTTATGGACGTCGATGAGTATGCCCAATTGCAAGCCCATTTTGATAATGTGGATATCCCCCCTGGAATAGAGGCACCTATTCCTTGGTTGTCTGATCCTTCTAAAAGTAAAGTTAAAtcaatttctggaattatttcTGTCGATAAGACATTTCAAATGCAACCAGAGCCTGATCATTTCAGCAAGAAGCCACTTTTTAGGGGTAGTTCAAGCTTGAAGACCCAAATTGATAGTACTGCCCACCCACCTGAAGTGAATCTATCATCAGCATGGAAACTTCCAAAAACTGCCAGGGGTAAAAAGAAACAACCTGCTTTGCAACATCAAGGGAGTGCTCCTAATTTCCCAGTTGGTAAAGAGTCATCAAAGTCTCAATGGCTTTTAGGACTCCAGCCCAAAAAGAAGCTAGCTTCTTCAAATGGTTCAACGAATCACTTTGATGCAATGAAGCTTGGTTCCGAAGCTGACACATCTTCTGCATCGTATTTTCATAACATTCTAAAGAAAAAGGGTTCAAGTGCTTCTTTTAAACCCATGCCCGTTCCTGGGTGGCCTGGGCCCATTTCCAAATTTAATACCATGCCATTTAATTCAAGCTTCTACGATCCATTGGGTTCAGCATATCCTCCTGGGGAAGTAGCAGGTAGTCCTTGGATTCCTAATGCGCAAATTCAGAATAATCTTGTTCCAGGAGGCATTTCAACAAGCCCTGGGAGGAAAATTTCTGCCATGGAAATGGATGAAATTATACTTAAGTTTCAGggtttcaaacaatttgataCAGTTGAAGATCATTCAGACCATCACTATATTAAGCGTGGTTATTCAACAAAGCAG CCACCAAAGAATTGGGCAAAGAGAATTCAGGAAGAGTGGAAGATCCTGGAGAAGGATTTGCCTG ATACAATATTTGTTAGAGCTTATGAGACAAGAATGGATCTTTTGAGAGCTGTAATTATTGGGGCGGAGGGTACTCCTTACCATGATGgtctcttcttctttgatgtTTGCTTCCCCAGTGGCTATCCCAATGTACCACCG AATGTTTACTACCACTCTGGTGGCCTTCGATTAAATCCAAATTTGTACAATTGTGGAAAAGTATGCCTCAGCCTTCTTAATACCTGGTCTGGGAACAAGAATGAGAAGTGGCTCCCGGGTGTGTCAACCATGCTACAAGTTTTGGTCTCTATACAAGGGCTTATCTTGAACACAAAACCCTACTTTAATGAGCCTGGATGTGCAAGTATGAATGGTTCAGAAGCTGGTGAAAAGATGTCCGAGGAGTACAATGAGAATACATTCATCCTTTCGTTAAAGACAATGGTGTACACCATGAGGAAACCTCcaaag CATTTTGAGGATCTTGTCCTGGGCCATTTCTACAATCGTGCTCGTGACATTCTGGTGGCATGCAAAGCATATATGGATGGTGCTCAAGTGGGGTGTCTGGTCAAAGGTGGTGTTCAAGATGTTGATGAGGGTGACAAGAGCTGCTCACAGCGGTTCAAGGGTTCTGTTGCCGACCATCTGCCTATGCTCGTCGCGGAGTTCACAAGAATCGGGGTCAAGGATTGTGAGAGATTCATATCACCAGCAACATCTGAGAACAACCAAACTGCGAGTATGCCTCAGGCTGCAACATCAATGATTTCATGTTGA
- the LOC126589460 gene encoding probable ubiquitin-conjugating enzyme E2 25 isoform X1, whose amino-acid sequence MEPPPLHIKTPRNSKKKRLSSDSGSGCMDSEDVVEISPPATPITRAPKFQKLKLKEVLQYDVIEIDEDEDPVAAMIIDDRVDRSGKGKAIRSSSDGYHDHQDKYFQEAEVNSYFGPPGMTTPGSANGIEAAKSFVPANVINLDGHTSDLSYEDDDFADFFLDEFMDVDEYAQLQAHFDNVDIPPGIEAPIPWLSDPSKSKVKSISGIISVDKTFQMQPEPDHFSKKPLFRGSSSLKTQIDSTAHPPEVNLSSAWKLPKTARGKKKQPALQHQGSAPNFPVGKESSKSQWLLGLQPKKKLASSNGSTNHFDAMKLGSEADTSSASYFHNILKKKGSSASFKPMPVPGWPGPISKFNTMPFNSSFYDPLGSAYPPGEVAGSPWIPNAQIQNNLVPGGISTSPGRKISAMEMDEIILKFQGFKQFDTVEDHSDHHYIKRGYSTKQPPKNWAKRIQEEWKILEKDLPDTIFVRAYETRMDLLRAVIIGAEGTPYHDGLFFFDVCFPSGYPNVPPNVYYHSGGLRLNPNLYNCGKVCLSLLNTWSGNKNEKWLPGVSTMLQVLVSIQGLILNTKPYFNEPGCASMNGSEAGEKMSEEYNENTFILSLKTMVYTMRKPPKHFEDLVLGHFYNRARDILVACKAYMDGAQVGCLVKGGVQDVDEGDKSCSQRFKGSVADHLPMLVAEFTRIGVKDCERFISPATSENNQTASMPQAATSMISC is encoded by the exons ATGGAGCCGCCGCCGTTACATATAAAAACACCTCGGAATTCCAA GAAGAAGCGTTTGTCTTCCGATAGCGGTTCTGGGTGCATGGATTCCGAGGACGTCGTAGAGATTTCGCCTCCGGCTACTCCGATTACCCGGGCCCCGAAATTTCAGAAGCTCAAACTCAAAGAG GTTCTTCAGTATGATGTGATTGAAATTGACGAAGATGAAGATCCAGTCGCTGCAATGATTATCGATGATAGAGTTGATAGAAGTGGCAAAGGGAAGGCAATAAGAAGCTCTTCAGATGGctaccatgatcatcaagataAG TATTTTCAGGAAGCTGAGGTCAATAGCTATTTTGGCCCTCCTGGTATGACAACCCCTGGGTCAGCGAATGGGATTGAAGCTGCTAAGAGTTTTGTCCCAGCTAACGTGATCAACTTAGATGGTCATACTTCTGATTTATCATATGAAGATGACGACTTTGCTGATTTTTTTCTTGATGAGTTTATGGACGTCGATGAGTATGCCCAATTGCAAGCCCATTTTGATAATGTGGATATCCCCCCTGGAATAGAGGCACCTATTCCTTGGTTGTCTGATCCTTCTAAAAGTAAAGTTAAAtcaatttctggaattatttcTGTCGATAAGACATTTCAAATGCAACCAGAGCCTGATCATTTCAGCAAGAAGCCACTTTTTAGGGGTAGTTCAAGCTTGAAGACCCAAATTGATAGTACTGCCCACCCACCTGAAGTGAATCTATCATCAGCATGGAAACTTCCAAAAACTGCCAGGGGTAAAAAGAAACAACCTGCTTTGCAACATCAAGGGAGTGCTCCTAATTTCCCAGTTGGTAAAGAGTCATCAAAGTCTCAATGGCTTTTAGGACTCCAGCCCAAAAAGAAGCTAGCTTCTTCAAATGGTTCAACGAATCACTTTGATGCAATGAAGCTTGGTTCCGAAGCTGACACATCTTCTGCATCGTATTTTCATAACATTCTAAAGAAAAAGGGTTCAAGTGCTTCTTTTAAACCCATGCCCGTTCCTGGGTGGCCTGGGCCCATTTCCAAATTTAATACCATGCCATTTAATTCAAGCTTCTACGATCCATTGGGTTCAGCATATCCTCCTGGGGAAGTAGCAGGTAGTCCTTGGATTCCTAATGCGCAAATTCAGAATAATCTTGTTCCAGGAGGCATTTCAACAAGCCCTGGGAGGAAAATTTCTGCCATGGAAATGGATGAAATTATACTTAAGTTTCAGggtttcaaacaatttgataCAGTTGAAGATCATTCAGACCATCACTATATTAAGCGTGGTTATTCAACAAAGCAG CCACCAAAGAATTGGGCAAAGAGAATTCAGGAAGAGTGGAAGATCCTGGAGAAGGATTTGCCTG ATACAATATTTGTTAGAGCTTATGAGACAAGAATGGATCTTTTGAGAGCTGTAATTATTGGGGCGGAGGGTACTCCTTACCATGATGgtctcttcttctttgatgtTTGCTTCCCCAGTGGCTATCCCAATGTACCACCG AATGTTTACTACCACTCTGGTGGCCTTCGATTAAATCCAAATTTGTACAATTGTGGAAAAGTATGCCTCAGCCTTCTTAATACCTGGTCTGGGAACAAGAATGAGAAGTGGCTCCCGGGTGTGTCAACCATGCTACAAGTTTTGGTCTCTATACAAGGGCTTATCTTGAACACAAAACCCTACTTTAATGAGCCTGGATGTGCAAGTATGAATGGTTCAGAAGCTGGTGAAAAGATGTCCGAGGAGTACAATGAGAATACATTCATCCTTTCGTTAAAGACAATGGTGTACACCATGAGGAAACCTCcaaag CATTTTGAGGATCTTGTCCTGGGCCATTTCTACAATCGTGCTCGTGACATTCTGGTGGCATGCAAAGCATATATGGATGGTGCTCAAGTGGGGTGTCTGGTCAAAGGTGGTGTTCAAGATGTTGATGAGGGTGACAAGAGCTGCTCACAGCGGTTCAAGGGTTCTGTTGCCGACCATCTGCCTATGCTCGTCGCGGAGTTCACAAGAATCGGGGTCAAGGATTGTGAGAGATTCATATCACCAGCAACATCTGAGAACAACCAAACTGCGAGTATGCCTCAGGCTGCAACATCAATGATTTCATGTTGA